Below is a window of Fimbriimonadaceae bacterium DNA.
AGCCACATCGCCGACCCGCCATAGCTCAAAAACGGCAGCCAAAGCCCCACAACCGGCAGCAGTTCAAGCACCATCCCCATATTGACCGCCATGTGAAAGGCCAAGAACGAGAAGACACCCGCCGCCATCATCCGCAAAAACGGCTCGGATGCGTGAAACATCACCAGCCAGACCCGATAGAAAAAGAACCCGAAGGTCGCAAGCAGCAGTGTCGCCCCAAACAGCCCCCCCTCCTCTGCCGGAATCGTCAGCACATAGTCGGTCTGTTGCTCCGGAACAAAGTCCTTCTCCTTATGCTCGCCCTTCAAAAACCCTGTGCCAAAAACGCCACCGCTGCCGATAGCCACACGAGCCTTCATCGGCTGATATTTGTTCCCCTTTTCGTCAGGGTTGAACATCGCAAACACACGCCCGCGCTGATACTCGTTGAGAATCCCCGGCACAAGGATCGCCGTCGTCAGCAGAGCGCCCATCGCCGCAATCACAATCACGATGTACTTCACCGGCACCCCCGCACAAAGCGAGATCCCCAGCCAAATCGTAATCACAGCAAGCGTGGCCCCTAGGTGGGGCTGCATAAAGATCAGCGCCATCGGAAGCGAAACATGCAGCAAAGAAAGCAGAAACGTCGAGAATTTGTCGACGGCGTGGACCCGAGCCGCATAATACGCCGACAGGGAAATCGTGACAAAAAGCTTTGCAACCTCGCTCGGCTGCAGTTCAATCGGACCAAACCGAATCCAGCGCTGCGCCCCTAACCCCTCCTTGCCGATGGCAAGCACCATCACCAACAGCACGATGTTCACAACGTAAATGCTGTTCGCATACCGGGAGAGCCACTTGGGAGGCACCAGCAAGAGTGCAAAAAATGGCACAAGGCCAAGCCCAATACGAAAGACCTGACTGCTGAAATAGTTTGTCCCCGCTGCCCGATCCTTCGAAAAAAGCGACATCAAGCCGATCAGGATAAGCAGACCGGAAGCGACGAGCAGCCAAAGATCATAACCCGACCATCGGCTTTTAGTGGCAGAGACGGTCCGTCCGGCTACTGCCGGGCTGGAGGGCAATTAAAGGCCCTCCACTTCTCCCGTATCCGGCGATTGCGGCATACGTGAAGAAGCGCCTCCGAATTCCCTCTTGAGCAAACCTTTGCCATTCACGAACCAAAAGCCAAGCTCTCTCTTCGCTGGCTTCGGACCCACACCGTCAATAAACAAGTTCATCCGCACATAAACGGCGTTGTCATCAACCCCTGGAATATTGAGCTTGTCGAGCGAAACATTCAACTCAGCGCGAGCCTCATAAGGCGCCGCCCCAGAACTGATCTTGCCTTCCCACTGCCAAGTGTCGCCCTCGTTCATCTCCGATTGAAGCAACAACACCGGGGGATCGTAAGTTTCACCAATGGCGGAGGTCATCTCGATCTCCTTGCCCGTGACGCGGTAAATCTCCGTCTCCAAAGCCTCGCCAAACGCCTCCGACCGAATCTTCACCATTTCGCCTTCGGTCTCCACATTCAGGGTGACGGGCAGCTCCAAACCCGAAAGAACGAGTTGAGCATCCTGCCGATCCTGTAGGGCCGGGCTGACCTTCGCGATCTCAATCGTAATCGGAGGACCCTGCGGGGCTCGCGGGCCAAACAGTTTGGGCGCAAGAAATACGCCGCCGACAACAAGTGCCACGACGATGGCGATAATTCCGATGGGTCTGGCCGAATTGCGTCCCACAGTGCTTGTTACTTCGGAGCCTCAAACTTAATAAGTTTCATCTTGGACTTAATTGTGTTTCTATCGACAGTATCTTGAGTCTCCATCTCCACCAACCCCAGCCCTTTCGCATAAATCATGGTCTGCTTGACCCTCTGGAATCGTCCAGGAATCACTTCCATCTCCGCTTCCAACACCAATTCGATGCACTCTCTCTGTTCGTCGAGGATCTTGCGCTTTCCTTTCGGCGTGGATTGCCCTTTCATAGTAAGCGGAATCAGATCGCCGCGATAGATTGTCCCCCCCGAAAACTCCCATTGGACTTTCTTTGTGTCCACCTTGAGAATCGGATGCGGGGTCACCAGAGGCTCTTTTTGGTTGTAGGCGACAATATACACGGTATCGCCCTCGATCCGATAAAAACGCTTCTCAAGCGGACCGGCATTGTCGCTGGTGGTAAACGGGATCGCCAACTTGCCGTCAATCTCAATGTGCGGCAAGACTTCATCCACGCTGATGGCTTTCAGCTTCATGCTGTCAAGCGTGGTTTCGTAAGTCCACTTTGTCCCTGGCTGGGTCGGAAAGTAATCCGCAACGGCGGCCTGTGCGAATGTCAAACTAGCGGCGAGCAATGCAATCATGTGGTGAACCTCCTTAATTGGACGGTTTTGCAAGCTCTAAGTTCGTCACCTGTTCGTTTCCGTCCGAATCTTTTGATGTCAAAGTGAGTTTGACAATACCGACTCCCTTGACCATCCATTGCGTTAGCTTGGTCGAACTCGTCACAACTTTGCCCGATTCTTTCTCTTTTCTCGACGCAGTTCCCTCCGATTCAACCTTCAAAGCATCAAACTCGCCCATCGGCGTGCTCACTTTCTCATTGCCGACCACACGATTCTTCATCTTGACCGTAATAGTCCCTTGCGCGTCCATGTCGGCGGTCAGACCCGTATCCCACGTCGATCCTGCGGCCAGACTCGCGGGCATCTCCACAACCGGCTTCTCAAGCTTTTTGCCGTTGAACGTCGAGGTCAGCACGCCGTTCTTGTTCAGGACAAGCTCTTCGCCCGTGCCGAGCAAAGCTGCCAGCGCGCTGCTGCGATCAACCGCAAACCGAACCTCGTTCTCCTCAATCGCAAGAAGCCGAACCGCGATGGTCCCCTCACCCTCTTTCAACTCGGGTTCACTGCCCTTGCCACGCACAATGCTCGTCGTGTACTTGACCGTCAACGGCCTGTCGTAAGTCAGGCTGTAGTAGTACATCGCGTCCGATTGAAGCGCAGGTGGGATCTTTGCGAGTTCGCCCGAAAGCGTCAACACCGGCTCGATCTTCTCAACGACGGCGGCAGGCTTGGAGACGACCGGCACATCGTCGCCCTTCTTTGCCACCGGATACAGAGAGTCGTTGCTTGCTTGACAGCCGCCCAGAGCCAGTGCGCCCAGAGCAGCCAAAATCCAATACTTTTTCACAGCCATCACTTCACTACATACGCTTTCAAACGGAAGGTTAGCACTCCTGCGATCTGATTCGCGGCAAGAACTTCCTGACGATAGCGGACAAGTCCGACGTTTGGCGAGTACCAGCTGGTCGCTCCATAAGTACCTTTGCTGTTCTTTCCAGCGAAAGTGCCCGACGTAACGATGGGAATTGTCGAGAATCGCTTGCCCTGATCGGTGTCCACGATCTGAGTTTCAAGCACTTCAGACTCCGCCGTCACTTTGCCAACCTCGTTGAGCATCGTGGTCGCCGTCCCTTCCCACTTATACTTCTCTCCCACCTTAACCGGGAACTTGATGGAAGTCTGCATGGGGCTGAACATTACTTCCGTCAAAACCCCCTCTTTTGTGCTCGTGCTCGCCGAGAGTTGATACATCCCCTTATCGTTGACGAGCCACTTCTGGCGATCGGTGACGTTGCCGTCCTTCGACAGTTCGACAGTCCCCACCTTTCCATTGGGTGTCTCTTCAACCTTTACGACCTTGAAAGTAATCTCAAAGTCGCCGTTGAGCTGCTGTCCCTGCGCATTCTGAGCGCGCTGCTCGACGCTGTAAGTCCACTGATTCCCCTCCGTCATCGGATAGAGGTTCGTTTCCTTGCCCGCCTCCACGGTAGCTTTCGGCGGCTCCTTAGCCTGCTGAGGAACATAACCGGTGCTTCCGCTTCCACACCCGCTCAAAACGGAGAGGGTCAGCGCCCCAAGGGCGAGTTCTTTTACATATCGCATTCGCATCAACTTAGCTTCCACCTTTTTCTAAATTCTTCAAAGTATCGACAGTCGCCTTCGCCAGTCTATAGTCTCCCACACCTTTCACGGTCACAGTTGTTTGTGACAACTCGTGCTGTACGGCAGGCGCGGCGATAGCGTTCCCGTCCCATATAAACAATAATTGTGCCCCAACGCGGTTCAGCGAATATTGCCACAGCCGCATCCGACCCTCTTCTGTCAGGTCCAGGTCAATGTCATAGACCGTTCTGCCATCCGAAAGTTTGCGTTCTGTCATCCGTGCATCGCTGATCAACTTTTCATTGATGATGACGTTTGCACTCGACAGAATAAGCTCTGGCCTCTCGGCAAGCGCCTTCGATCTCGCCTCCGAGATGTTCGCCTCAAGCGACCCTCGAACGTTCTCCTTGGGTGTCCTTGCCTCAAGGATGTCCTTTGCCATCGCGCTGTAGTAGCCGACGATCTGGTCAACCGTGTAGTTCTTGCCCTGATACCTTCGCTGAACGTTCTGAATAAACGTGGGCGTGTACGATTGGAGGATGCGGGCCGTAATCGCCTTCTTGGTGTTGCCAACCTGAACGTTCACCACAACCGGTGCATCGATCACGATCCCCTCTTCAACCGCCTTCACGGTCATCGTGTCCATGGGAGTTCCATCGAGCTTAACGTTAAGGTCATGCTGCAGCTTGGCGATCAGCTCAGCGTCCCCATCGAGGGCTTTGCGAATGTCCTCGGCTTTCCAAATCGCGGGCTGCGGTGGCAACTCACCTTCGTTGAGGTCGTTCATCACCATCACAAAGCGGCTCAGCGACTTTTCGTTGCCCTGCAGCGACTCCAACAGCTCACGCATCGGAACGCGCTTTTTTTCCGCATCTTGAGCAGAGCTTTCCGCGTTGTAATCCGTGTCGTGCTTCATGCCGGGGTTTGCCCCACGCACAAGCTGCGCCATGTTGTTCGCCACCACGATGTGGTAGCCCACACCCGTGTCGACTCCAACCAGGTTCACCCGCGCGGGCGCAATCGGCTCAAAGGACAGACCCGATACGCGCCAGACGTTGTAGCTGCGATAACCAAAGAACAGGGCGACGACGATAACGACAAATCCAATGGCGATCTTCGTTGCCGGTCTTATCTTCTTTTTTCCTTTCATGGAATGGATGATTGCTCCTTGCCGGACTCAACAACGCAAACCGTCGATAAGTTCGGGCGACGCCACAACCTCGCAATGGGCGCGTAGATTTTACCGCCCACTGCCTATTCGCTTGGGTTGAAGCTCGCGTACAAGCCACCCGCAACCCAGGATGCAAGAAGGCCTATCCCAACGCAAGCGCCCCCCGCTACAGCCCCCGCAATCCAAATCGGAACTCCCAATGCCCACAGGCCGCCGAAAACGACAACTCCCGGCAACGACAGAATCCCCGTCCCGATCATCATCATCATCCCCCGAAACTGACGCTGGCTCGCATCGTCCACATCTGGAAACAGCATGATCACCAAGAACATCGTCGAGCTGAGAAGATAGGTAAAGCAGGGCATCAGCAGCAAGCCACCCAATACCGCCGACCAAAAACTTGGCTGAATAATCAGCGCCACCACTCCCGAGAGCAGACAAACCAGCGAGCCCAACAACGCCTTAGAAAGCACCTCATAAGCCACCGTCGCCTGAGGCTTGAAGGGCAAAGGCTTTTGGAGATCGACACGTCGAAGAACTTCGATAAACCCAGTCTGCGCCAAAGCCGTGGTCGCCATAAACGCCGCCGAAGCCTGCATCACAAAGTAGAAGATCGCCTGCGCCATCTCCTGGCTTGGCAAGAAAACCGGCAGCAGACAGATAAACAGGCCAAGCAGGCCCATGCCGATCCACAACCCTAGCAAGCCTCGAACCTGAAGAATGATCTCCTTCCAGACGATAGCCATCGCCCCTTGCCAGCGCAGGCGAAACATCCAGCGAGCCCGCCCCGCCTTCACCTTGCCCGAACGTGCATGTTCGGCAAGCATTGCAAAGGAGTCACCCTTCCTCTGCAGGTCGCGCATCGTGTTCGACTTAAAGCCTCGAACCGCCGCTTGGTCATACATCCATCCAGCGTTTTGGAACGCGTAGCCGAAAGCCACCACAATCAGGGTGAGAAGCCCTCCAAAGCCCGCCAAACCGTTCCAAATGTTCGCCTGAAAAGCCGCCATCGTCATCCTTGTCGCCAGACTCGCTGTGAAGAAGATCGTCCTCAACACAGGCGAACCCGCAATCGACAGCAACTCTTGCGAGGACTGACTCTGCCGAACCTCCCATCCGATGTGAGCAAAAGCCACCACAACAAGGATGCCAACACTCCAACCCAAAATCTTTCGGTTCCTATCGCTCTGCGTATCGCTCCGATTGATCGCAAGACTCAGCGCGTAGTTGATCGAGATCCACACCATCGAAAGCAAAATCCAACTCAAAAAGATAAGCCGAATCGCCATCCCCGAATACTCCGGATTTGGCATATTCCGAAAGAGCGCTTCCCAACCCATCCGCACCGGCTGAAAGCCCAAGAGCAGAATGAGAAAAGGCAGAAACAGCGTCAAGAAGTAATCCCGCGCCATCCGAAACACCAAGACGATTCGCGGGTGGATAGGCGTCGGAAACAGAATATCGACATCCGCTGCCTGAAACCCCTTGGTCTGCGTTGCTGTGCCCATCATCAAAAACATCGTCAGCAGCGCAAAGATGCCAAAAACCAGCGCGTCAATGATCTGAAGCGGAGGAAACTCCAGGACTCCATTAATCCTGCCCCCAAGGGAACTTGGCATGGGGCGACCCATCGTCGGACGGATAAACCAGAAGAAGTAATAACTTAAGAAAAACAAGGCGCCGATGATCCGCCTCGGCGAACTGAAAGCCCGAATAAGCCCATTCAGGAACGACTTATAGCTCAAAAACAGCAGGGGCTTCATGCGATGCCGGCACTCCTTCCATCGTGAGTTTGAGGAAAATATCTTCGAGCGACATCTTCTCCATGCCTGGCGTGCGCCGTAACTCTTCCAGAGTCCCCTGAACCAGCATCCTGCCCCGCGACACGATAATCACACGGTCGCAAAAGCGCTCTGCCGT
It encodes the following:
- a CDS encoding rod shape-determining protein RodA gives rise to the protein MPSSPAVAGRTVSATKSRWSGYDLWLLVASGLLILIGLMSLFSKDRAAGTNYFSSQVFRIGLGLVPFFALLLVPPKWLSRYANSIYVVNIVLLVMVLAIGKEGLGAQRWIRFGPIELQPSEVAKLFVTISLSAYYAARVHAVDKFSTFLLSLLHVSLPMALIFMQPHLGATLAVITIWLGISLCAGVPVKYIVIVIAAMGALLTTAILVPGILNEYQRGRVFAMFNPDEKGNKYQPMKARVAIGSGGVFGTGFLKGEHKEKDFVPEQQTDYVLTIPAEEGGLFGATLLLATFGFFFYRVWLVMFHASEPFLRMMAAGVFSFLAFHMAVNMGMVLELLPVVGLWLPFLSYGGSAMWLCMSSVALLLNIRRQESEKSF